A window of Brettanomyces nanus chromosome 2, complete sequence contains these coding sequences:
- a CDS encoding uncharacterized protein (BUSCO:EOG093425NA~EggNog:ENOG41), which yields MTRKGDKVKKGSKKGFSTEGAFVTSDPRFSQVYNDPRFRAPRKKDLKIKLDDRFTKEELSFGKSSAKVDKYGRKISGKDDEEQKDVFDKLYETTKEDEDEDEGESEAEADVMARARGLMSEEESSESSSSESEDEDEEVVFNEKQEDEDVFGEIQEDGEVPEGEPTTRLAAVNLDWDHITSTDLFATFSGFIQKGGKLIKVSIYPSDYGKMKMQKEEVEGPPKEFFGAIETNEGAESDSGENDDEDGEIDIQKATKKLYTEDEGIDYNSKALRKYQLQRLRYYYAVINCDSVETAKSIYENCDETEYESTANTFDLRYIPEDMEFTDSVPRDTCDRVPSSYKPIDFATDALRNSKVKLSWDETPIQRIEMTSRDFSQREIDDMDFKAYLASDSSEEEAEEDAEKTKERYRRLLKKPEPDEEDDEDGISDVDMEVTFTPGLIEADKEVKEEKEESKQQTTIEKYRNKEKDRKKKRKEKLKEMKKQERAKKTGKREKHRHIEEKKDDNHFDMKDIIKAEKLKLKKKKSKKQKRQEREIGEIDEDIKIDEGDTRFDEIFEDHEFAIDPTNPEFKKTTVMKKLEERKNPSSQDHAVWIDESKCFFEDLPKDTIVVGKYEAYEFDANKNDYVNSNRLQVEITVDETFDNNHRVVSQKNSPIGQFTFTSLDSGEHKFCITPKHTDWSKRAKHRILFDLAVGDARPLVDSRRDEDVNFLTMKTNELVRKIQDIRREQQLFRVKEAIFRDTSESVNYNSVKWTGVQLIVLVAIGVWQTSYLKSYFVKQKVV from the exons ATGACTAGGAAAGGAGataaagtgaagaaaggaTCCAAAAAGGGTTTCTCTACTGAAGGAGCATTTGTAACATCTGATCCACGTTTTTCGCAGGTTTATAATGACCCCAGATTCAGGGCTCCTAGgaagaaggacttgaaAATCAAACTAGATGATCGGTTTACTAAGGAAGAGTTAAGTTTTGGAAAATCTAGTGCAAAGGTCGATAAgtatggaagaaaaattaGTGgaaaggatgatgaagaacaaaagGATGTATTTGACAAATTATACGAGACTacgaaagaagatgaagatgaagatgaaggtgaaTCTGAAGCTGAAGCTGATGTAATGGCTCGAGCTAGAGGATTAATGTCTGAGGAAGAGTCTAGTGAATCCTCCAGTTCTGAAAgtgaggatgaagatgaagaggtggTATTTAATGAAAAGcaagaggatgaagatgtgTTCGGAGAAATCCAAGAGGACGGAGAAGTTCCCGAAGGAGAGCCCACTACTCGATTAGCAGCCGTCAATCTTGATTGGGACCATATTACTTCGACCGACTTATTTGCGACATTTTCCGGATTTATTCAGAAAGGTGGTAAGCTGATCAAAGTGTCGATATATCCATCGGATTatggaaagatgaagatgcaAAAGGAGGAGGTTGAAGGACCCCCCAAAGAGTTTTTCGGGGCCATAGAGACCAACGAAGGAGCTGAGAGTGATAGTGGTGAAaacgacgatgaagatggagaaatcGATATTCAAAAAGCTACAAAGAAGTTGTATACCGAGGATGAAGGTATTGATTATAATTCGAAGGCTCTTCGAAAGTATCAACTTCAGAGATTACGATACTATTATGCCGTAATTAACTGTGATAGCGTTGAGACTGCAAAGAGTATATATGAGAATTGTGATGAGACCGAATATGAGTCTACCGCCAACACATTTGACCTCAGATACATTCCCGAGGATATGGAATTTACAGATTCTGTCCCAAGAGATACATGTGACAGGGTTCCATCCAGTTATAAACCTATTGATTTTGCTACGGATGCTTTGAGGAACTCCAAGGTGAAATTGAGTTGGGATGAGACGCCTATTCAGCGTATTGAGATGACTAGTAGGGATTTCAGccaaagagaaattgacGATATGGACTTCAAAGCTTACCTTGCATCAGACAGCagcgaagaagaagcagaagaagatgcagaaaagacaaaagaaagatacagaagatTATTGAAAAAGCCAGAGcctgatgaagaagatgatgaagatggcaTTAGCGATGTTGATATGGAAGTTACATTTACTCCAGGATTGATAGAAGCCGATAAAGAAgtaaaagaggaaaaggaagaatcgAAACAACAGACTACGATTGAAAAATATAGAAATAAGGAAAAggatagaaagaagaagagaaaggagaagttgaaagagatgaagaagcaggaaagagcaaagaaaacaggaaagagagaaaagcATAGgcatattgaagaaaagaaagatgataatCATTTCGACATGAAGGACATCATAAAGgcagagaagttgaagcttaaaaagaagaagagcaagaagcagaagagacaGGAAAGAGAGATAGGTGAAATTGACGAGGATATTAAGATTGATGAAGGAGATACGAGATTTGACgaaatctttgaagatcatGAATTTGCCATTGATCCTACAAATCCTGAGTTCAAAAAGACTACAGttatgaagaagtt GGAGGAGCGGAAGAATCCATCAAGTCAGGATCATGCAGTTTGGATTG ACGAATCGAAGTGTTTCTTTGAGGACCTACCTAAGGATACCATTGTTGTTGGTAAATACGAGGCTTACGAATTCGACGCCAATAAGAATGACTACGTGAACTCAAATCGTTTGCAGGTTGAAATCACGGTGGACGAGACTTTTGATAACAACCACAGGGTGGTTTCTCAGAAGAATTCACCTATCGGACAGTTCACTTTCACCTCTCTTGATTCTGGTGAGCATAAATTCTGTATCACTCCTAAGCACACGGATTGGTCTAAGCGTGCAAAGCACAGAATTCTATTTGATTTGGCGGTGGGTGATGCCAGACCGTTAGTCGACTCtagaagagatgaagacgTGAATTTTTTGACTATGAAGACAAATGAACTTGTTAGAAAGATCCAGGATATTCGAAGAGAGCAGCAGTTGTTTAGGGTGAAAGAAGCCATTTTTAGAGATACTTCCGAATCGGTTAACTACAACAGTGTTAAATGGACTGGTGTTCAGTTGATTGTTTTAGTTGCCATCGGTGTGTGGCAGACTTCATACTTGAAGAGCTATTTTGTCAAGCAAAAGGTTGTTTAA
- a CDS encoding uncharacterized protein (BUSCO:EOG093429SG) encodes MNYDEPTNSAREKTDILDKYADKISLDEYLGGSHRNTKDKAERATVEQVLDARTIGFLSKLFKNGTITKINGCISTGKEANVYHAVNEVTGKEFAVKIYKTSILVFKDRERYVDGEFRFRNTKNQSNPRKMVRTWAEKEFRNLKRLHSNGILSPAPVDLKSHVLVMEYLSKGDGWPSPRLKDYKFKDIDQVVDYYQRLLVDMRLIFQKCRLVHADLSEYNIIVHQEDLYIFDVSQSVEPEHPMAMDFLRMDIKNVNDYFSRAKKINVYPERLIFKYIIGPYSFMDPTGESESEDRIFLKKYLNKLPLKTDDDEEQKQQDEIFRSLHLVTSLHNLEERDFKRFSEGNVDTLRDLVSPEVMRTMDCTVPRVAAEVNESESKDESTEESDFDDVSDDNSPPKLKRFEDKDDKRVRKKAAKEKAREKRKNKMSKSLKKRLVKKGHKH; translated from the exons ATGA ACTACGATGAACCAACGAACTCTGCTCGAGAGAAGACAGACATTTTGGACAAATATGCGGACAAAATCAGTCTGGATGAGTATCTTGGAGGAAGTCATAGAAATACGAAGGATAAGGCAGAAAGGGCTACAGTCGAGCAAGTTTTAGACGCTAGGACCATTGGGTTTCTATCAaagcttttcaaaaatGGTACAATTACAAAAATCAATGGATGCATATCAACAGGCAAAGAGGCTAACGTCTATCATGCTGTCAATGAGGTGACAGGTAAGGAATTCGCTGTGAAGATCTATAAAACTTCGATTTTAGTCTTCAAGGACAGAGAGAGGTATGTGGATGGAGAATTCCGGTTTCGTAATACAAAAAATCAGTCgaatccaagaaaaatgGTAAGGACGTGGGCAGAAAAGGAGTTcagaaatttgaaaagactcCATTCTAATGGTATTCTATCACCAGCTCCCGTCGATTTGAAGTCTCATGTTCTTGTGATGGAGTACCTCTCTAAAGGTGATGGATGGCCATCACCAAGACTTAAGGATTACAAGttcaaagatattgatcAGGTGGTTGATTATTATCAGAGATTGTTAGTTGATATGCGTCTAATCTTTCAGAAATGTCGTTTAGTTCATGCCGATTTGAGTGAGTATAACATCATAGTTCATCAAGAGGACTTGTACATATTTGATGTGTCTCAAAGCGTTGAGCCAGAACACCCCATGGCAATGGATTTTCTTAGAATGGATATTAAGAATGTTAACGACTACTTTTCTCGGGCTAAGAAGATTAATGTCTACCCTGAAAGACTTATATTCAAATATATTATAGGTCCGTATTCTTTTATGGATCCGACCGGTGAATCTGAGTCTGAGGATAGAatattcttgaagaaatacttGAATAAACTACCGCTAAAGACGGACGACGATGAGGAGCAGAAACAGCAGGACGAAATATTCCGATCGTTGCATTTAGTGACATCGTTGCATAAccttgaagagagagactTCAAGAGATTTAGTGAGGGTAACGTGGATACGTTACGAGATTTGGTATCTCCGGAGGTTATGAGAACAATGGACTGTACTGTACCTAGGGTTGCAGCCGAAGTGAATGAGAGCGAGAGCAAAGACGAAAGTACTGAAGAAAGcgattttgatgatgttaGCGATGACAATTCTCCACCAAAGCTCAAAAGATTTGAGGACAAAGATGATAAGAGAGTCAGAAAAAAAGCCgccaaagagaaagccagagaaaaaagaaagaataagatGAGCAAGAGcctaaaaaaaagattggTCAAGAAGGGTCATAAACATTAA
- a CDS encoding uncharacterized protein (EggNog:ENOG41), with product MIYLIDTVGGCAFTLYFVYFWFSHENSSENAGTATTVDANEVVQMVKHLVKRVSEDLSSQSASESYELFMTIAVTIGTTVIRFYFALVMLSFFNQIVLKSKYNSQFRLTTSTNGGRFRIFLNRVEVACFGILNKICK from the coding sequence ATGATATATTTGATTGATACCGTTGGGGGATGTGCATTCACTCTCTATTTTGTATATTTCTGGTTTTCCCATGAAAATAGTTCGGAAAATGCCGGTACTGCTACTACCGTTGATGCCAATGAAGTCGTACAGATGGTGAAACATTTGGTTAAACGTGTCAGTGAAGACTTGAGTTCGCAGTCCGCTTCAGAGAGCTACGAGTTGTTCATGACCATTGCTGTTACAATCGGTACAACGGTCATTAGATTCTACTTTGCCTTGGTAATgctttcatttttcaaccAGATAGTGCTAAAGTCGAAGTATAATTCTCAGTTTAGATTGACTACGAGCACTAATGGAGGCCGCTTCCGCATTTTCTTGAATAGAGTAGAAGTGGCCTGTTTCGGTATCTTGAACAAGATCTGCAAATGA
- a CDS encoding uncharacterized protein (EggNog:ENOG41), translating to MLDGLLKSQIKKGKSQSASPHDEVVSHEAKSDKSSQSPTPANVDKRDKREEQDQDKSDKPDQYLKRYPKWEVETPQRFGNVSNVRDKKPQTASFVHKLYSMLEDPELNNIIWWHSNKMSFLVAPTEEFTKILSVYFKHANIASFIRQLNMYGFHKVNDNSKDIKDKDKDKDKDNNDPDSNTDSPTTSRSRKGSSSSSSSATSPSVWEFRHSSGYFHQGSVEGLSMIKRKSFRNTNAEREIHSIKIPYVPGLGECEAQSYTPHRRSTAPGGPPIAQNFAQANAQAQMQAQAQAQAQAQAQAQAQAQAQAQAQQQYSQHPMGIYEPDIQVQQLYQLQIQQFNDLSVKNAELYRACMTVLHTDELYKNALASSNYDSVALIDMFKEIVSIATSPAIPKDSMKEAMQHVVTRLDNLRGSILQRCASQDMNWHTIKSEFGSSNEIYLQAQQQQQQQQQQQQQQQQQQQQQQQQQQQQQQQQLLHQQQQQQQQLQHQPLLQQHRSQQLQPQQIYSKGGSVSGPTTAHASTSSNTLQASYPPPQYAYGYDQQKPVLHKDIRYSVSSNRSRNLSVFDPLQPLPSQSQQLRPRTPSGTSVGTNGTLGALGGPSAGSAIAAVNRYSNGSIGPGMGPPLPAGYPVPYGGPAQQLRTYSPGQNYYGNEEIGTRSSSMTSQPLYQPRQQSQGEQPSGAGITTTAAVKKSVPPAPAPIVCAPDENRPPPVYNLGKPPHSVPSATISHDKPAETDVKSPLVKLGPVATTTTTVGYSDPVQSRSNSLESSHSVGGGHTVYSLLNHGAAQKPQLQTHRRNLSSTQPSTHAPLEVVHKREIDVSEGASRAAKRAKV from the exons ATGTTGGATG GCCTCTTGAAAAgtcaaatcaaaaaaggaaaatcaCAATCTGCCTCACCCCATGATGAGGTGGTAAGCCACGAGGCTAAATCCGACAAATCTTCTCAGTCTCCAACCCCAGCTAACGTTGATAAAAGGGACAAGAGAGAGgaacaagatcaagataAATCTGATAAGCCCGATCAATATCTCAAGAGATATCCCAAATGGGAGGTGGAAACACCTCAGAGGTTTGGTAATGTTTCAAACGTTCGAGATAAGAAACCGCAAACGGCATCTTTTGTGCATAAGCTCTACTCCATGTTAGAAGATCCGGAGCTTAATAATATTATATGGTGGCATTCCAATAAAATGTCCTTTCTTGTAGCTCCCACTGAAGAGTTCACCAAAATTCTTAGTGTCTACTTCAAGCATGCAAATATCGCATCATTCATTCGTCAACTCAATATGTACGGGTTTCACAAAGTCAACGACAACagcaaagatatcaaagaTAAAGACAAAGATAAGGATAAGGATAATAATGACCCTGATTCCAACACTGATTCTCCTACAACTAGTCGTTCTCGCAAGGgatcttcctcctcttcttcctctgcGACCTCTCCTTCTGTTTGGGAGTTCAGACACAGTTCTGGATACTTCCATCAAGGTAGTGTTGAAGGTCTTTCTATgatcaaaagaaaatccTTTAGAAATACCAACGCTGAGAGAGAGATTCACAGTATTAAGATACCTTATGTTCCGGGATTGGGTGAGTGCGAGGCTCAAAGTTACACTCCTCATCGGCGAAGTACTGCCCCGGGGGGACCTCCAATAGCCCAGAATTTTGCACAAGCAAATGCACAGGCTCAGATGCAGGCTCAAGCACAAGCTCAAGCACAAGCACAAGCTCAAGCTCAAGCACAAGCTCAAGCACAAGCACAAGCACAGCAGCAATACTCTCAACATCCCATGGGCATCTACGAGCCAGATATTCAAGTACAACAGTTATATCAGCTTCAGATTCAGCAATTCAATGATCTGTCTGTAAAGAATGCGGAGTTATATAGAGCATGCATGACAGTCTTACACACAGACGAACTCTACAAGAATGCTCTTGCCAGTTCTAACTACGATTCGGTTGCTCTTATTGATATGTTTAAGGAAATCGTTTCTATAGCGACGTCTCCAGCAATACCCAAAGATTCCATGAAGGAAGCCATGCAACATGTTGTAACCCGCCTTGATAATCTTCGCGGTAGCATTCTTCAACGTTGTGCTTCTCAAGATATGAACTGGCACACCATTAAGTCAGAATTTGGCTCGTCAAATGAAATATATTTGCAGGcacagcagcagcaacagcagcagcaacagcagcagcaacaacagcaacagcagcagcaacaacagcaacaacaacagcaacaacagcaacaacaacaactgctgcatcaacaacaacagcaacaacaacagctgCAACATCAACCTCTTCTACAACAGCATAGATCACAACAGCTGCAACCGCAGCAAATATACTCAAAAGGCGGTAGTGTTTCTGGACCTACAACTGCACATGCATCAACGTCAAGTAATACTCTTCAGGCCTCCTACCCTCCCCCTCAATATGCATATGGGTATGATCAGCAAAAACCAGTGCTTCATAAGGATATTCGATATAGTGTTTCGTCCAACAGATCGCGTAATCTATCTGTGTTTGACCCTCTACAACCGCTGCCCTCACAATCCCAGCAGCTACGACCAAGAACACCTAGTGGTACTAGTGTTGGCACCAATGGAACTTTAGGGGCTCTGGGCGGGCCATCAGCGGGTTCTGCGATTGCTGCAGTCAATCGTTATTCCAACGGTTCGATTGGTCCTGGAATGGGCCCCCCTCTGCCTGCGGGATATCCGGTTCCCTATGGAGGGCCGGCTCAGCAGTTAAGAACGTATTCTCCTGGTCAAAATTACTATGGAAATGAGGAGATAGGGACAAGGTCGTCTTCGATGACATCTCAGCCTCTTTATCAGCCGCGACAACAATCCCAGGGCGAGCAACCCTCAGGAGCAGGGATAACAACGACGGCGGCAGTAAAGAAGTCTGTACCTCCGGCTCCAGCTCCTATTGTTTGTGCACCTGACGAAAACAGACCGCCTCCTGTGTATAATCTCGGCAAGCCACCACACTCTGTTCCTTCAGCTACGATCTCGCATGATAAACCTGCTGAAACCGACGTTAAATCACCTCTTGTAAAGTTGGGACCCGTGGCGACGACTACCACCACAGTAGGCTATTCTGATCCTGTGCAATCTAGAAGTaactctttggaatcttcaCACTctgttggtggtggtcATACTGTTTATTCCTTACTTAATCATGGAGCTGCTCAGAAGCCACAACTTCAAACTCACCGACGAAATTTATCATCTACTCAGCCCTCGACACATGCGCCTCTCGAAGTGGTTCAtaagagagaaattgatGTTTCAGAAGGAGCTAGTAGAGCTGCCAAACGAGCCAAAGTTTAG
- a CDS encoding uncharacterized protein (MEROPS:MER0000865~BUSCO:EOG093404OS): MLQDLPECADAPPNYSDTSADCPPSQSIPVLPTHDDDDHHHPPPIAPLPAPPFYINSHSLFLKTTDRILDDLRNDPYFLAAGKAGILNQKSIEYAERLASFIKSTTKYKLISIKSSLTYLNIDSTKDLGHDAKLHTFHGIIVPQQQSVQISNEPLYHFTIKIKQPAVLPDVSDSSPKHKFYAFDDTQLVAEDRKDLILDEDFIMDQVGHYSNTEEEYLGKVIIQSMPHLVDSTNLVSENTHTIVRIEVSNPILSYQELKAFEDEEIQVRLTSYLSQITNKYVVDNLRVKVPSTLECLNTLFRVLKGPFDNIDSVYRKTLKPDASPVLKLHLNLRILIDKFFFRETGNDAENLELEPPRFRDFGDLEHICCNYYVRALQEVLYVASIFAPDSKSFFKQTLEIDSHITSIFHAFGELDVSQHWDNWSAQQYNPGFTTLSVTTYYPDNLIIDLYNRMVALDSSCKPAYFDALTFCATSKGGQELQIYASTLKSQGMIGLDELKDGYNKLGFNPAVLKDLSALSDAELISSYKDHILISESKTEKHSYRKALERLGKFRDSASIRKTLDFEPMFDISDAYDTLETSPAVEDDVLITAYQLKAEDSSFYNPAYSRALSTIAQGRKSVLLMNYLDSTVPGYSIDDVNIEDAFNVIGADQYASDTSLIRIFQERVNNETKVNFPRMWKALKVIGDGRKSKLIEGFLSSGIVDSTLLSIDKTPAGLNNIGNTCYLNSLLQYYFVIKPLRELILNFDKALTPEVFESEPNYKIRRIGGRVVGYKETERSYQFMYQLKDLYYNMMHENSRCVTPTKELAYLSFSPIGDEVEFEHPGDFKKSTEREVSGGVISLDDVELADEPMDVVDRSLIDLGPDVEVDSDGDVDISDASTPDVSIGLMSTAGDPSLAVAKISHDQIENAFEIGRQQDVTECISNVLSQVESALDPGMLDKEHEQLDFVKKLFYGKTKQTLVPVDVHTKEERPVGEPRTKIERFLNLIVNIGDNPKDIYDALDTYFTEDLLELDNGEVKRSLTITELPEILQIQIQRVQFDRVRLIPVKSTQPLPFEEKLYMDRYMDTEDEEIIARRKEVFHWRRRIEELNEKKAKLTRKNSYGLTAKATLESTKQFLESETMNQIGILVDSNTIEVIDNQIKKIEKELNSIDFEVRNLEEKISQQFVGFSRIGYSIFAIFIHRGQASYGHYWIYIKDPKTGMFRKYNDEIVSEVGLEEVLNFNESNTATPYYMAFVKDDITDAIEPLKREIVENLVEEVD, encoded by the coding sequence ATGCTTCAGGACTTACCGGAGTGTGCTGATGCTCCTCCAAATTACTCTGATACATCGGCAGATTGTCCCCCTTCTCAATCCATCCCCGTACTTCCGActcatgatgatgatgatcatcatcatcctcctccGATTGCACCATTACCGGCGCCTCCCTTTTATATTAATTCCCATTCTTTGTTTTTAAAGACAACAGATCGAATACTAGATGATCTTCGAAATGATCCCTACTTTCTTGCTGCAGGTAAGGCAGGTATTTTGAACCAAAAGTCCATTGAATATGCCGAACGACTCGCTTCATTCATAAAATCCACCACCAAGTACAAGTTGATTTCAATAAAGTCTAGTTTAACTTACCTCAACATCGATTCCACTAAAGATTTGGGTCATGATGCCAAGTTGCACACTTTTCATGGTATCATCGTACCCCAACAACAATCAGTGCAGATCTCAAACGAGCCTCTCTATCACTTTACTATCAAGATTAAGCAGCCGGCTGTTTTACCGGACGTCTCAGATTCTTCCCCTAAGCATAAATTTTATGCATTTGATGATACTCAGTTAGTTGCAGAAGATCGGAAAGATCTCATTTTAGACGAAGACTTCATCATGGACCAGGTCGGCCATTATTCTaatacagaagaagagtactTGGGTAAGGTGATCATCCAATCAATGCCCCATTTAGTTGATTCGACCAATTTGGTATCGGAAAATACCCACACTATAGTGAGAATAGAAGTCTCCAATCCAATCCTTAGTTATCAGGAATTGAAGGCTtttgaagacgaagagaTTCAGGTAAGACTGACGTCTTATCTTTCACAGATTACTAACAAGTACGTTGTTGATAATCTTAGAGTTAAGGTTCCGTCCACATTGGAATGTTTGAATACCTTATTTCGTGTGTTAAAAGGTCCGTTTGATAACATTGATTCCGTCTACAGAAAGACATTGAAGCCTGACGCTTCACCTGTCTTGAAGCTTCATCTCAATTTACGGATCCTCATCGAtaaattcttcttcagagaAACTGGCAATGATGCTGAAAATCTGGAACTCGAGCCTCCTCGTTTCCGAGATTTTGGTGATCTTGAACATATTTGCTGTAATTATTATGTGAGAGCATTACAGGAGGTGCTATATGTTGCTTCCATCTTTGCTCCAGATTCaaaaagcttcttcaagcagACCCTAGAAATTGACTCTCATATCACCAGCATTTTTCACGCTTTTGGTGAATTGGACGTCTCCCAGCATTGGGACAACTGGTCTGCCCAGCAATACAATCCAGGATTCACAACATTGAGCGTGACCACGTATTACCCTGACAACTTAATCATCGATTTGTATAATCGTATGGTGGCACTGGATTCTTCCTGTAAACCAGCGTACTTTGATGCTCTTACATTTTGTGCTACTTCTAAAGGGGGCCAGGAATTACAGATATACGCATCTACCCTCAAATCCCAAGGTATGATTGGAttggatgaattgaaggatgGATACAATAAACTTGGTTTCAATCCCGCTGTACTAAAAGATTTATCGGCGTTGTCAGATGCAGAACTCATATCTTCTTACAAGGATCATATTTTGATTAGTGAATCTAAGACAGAAAAGCACTCATACAGAAAAGCGCTAGAAAGGTTAGGAAAGTTTAGAGATAGCGCTTCTATCAGAAAAACACTTGATTTTGAACCCATGTTTGATATATCTGATGCTTACGATACTTTGGAGACAAGCCCCGCGGTTGAGGATGATGTTTTGATTACGGCCTATCAGTTGAAAGCCGaggattcttctttttacaATCCTGCGTACTCAAGGGCTCTTTCAACTATAGCTCAAGGCCGGAAAAGCGTGCTGCTTATGAATTACTTGGATTCTACTGTGCCTGGCTACTCTATCGATGATGTCAATATTGAGGATGCTTTCAATGTTATTGGTGCGGATCAGTACGCCAGCGATACTTCTCTTATCCGAATCTTCCAAGAGAGAGTCAATAATGAGACAAAAGTTAATTTCCCACGGATGTGGAAAGCTTTGAAGGTGATCGGAGACGGTCGGAAGTCGAAATTGATTGAAGGATTCCTTTCATCTGGGATTGTCGACTCCACTTTACTGTCAATCGATAAAACACCCGCTGGTTTGAACAACATCGGAAATACCTGCTACTTGAACTCATTGTTGCAGTATTACTTTGTAATCAAGCCTTTGCGTGAGCTTATTCTTAACTTTGATAAAGCTCTAACTCCGGAGGTTTTTGAAAGTGAGCCGAATTATAAGATCAGGAGAATAGGAGGAAGGGTGGTTGGATATAAAGAGACAGAAAGATCATATCAGTTCATGTATCAGTTGAAGGATCTATATTACAATATGATGCATGAGAATTCGAGATGTGTTACTCCAACGAAAGAGTTGGCATATTTGTCATTTAGTCCGATTGGTGATGAAGTGGAGTTTGAGCATCCTGGTGACTTCAAGAAATCAACGGAACGTGAGGTATCCGGGGGAGTTATCAGTTTGGATGATGTTGAGCTGGCAGATGAGCCAATGGATGTTGTCGACCGCTCACTTATTGATCTTGGTCCGGATGTTGAAGTGGACTCCGATGGAGATGTGGATATCTCAGATGCAAGCACTCCAGATGTGTCAATTGGTCTGATGTCTACTGCTGGAGATCCCTCATTGGCGGTTGCAAAGATCAGTCATGATCAAATCGAGAATGCCTTCGAAATTGGTAGACAGCAGGATGTTACGGAGTGCATATCTAATGTTCTTTCGCAGGTGGAAAGTGCCCTAGATCCAGGAATGCTTGACAAAGAGCACGAACAGCTGGATTTTGTGAAGAAGCTTTTCTACGGAAAAACGAAGCAAACGTTGGTGCCTGTTGATGTTCATACAAAGGAGGAAAGACCTGTTGGAGAGCCACGTACTAAGATTGAACGGTTTTTAAACTTAATTGTTAACATTGGCGATAATCCAAAGGATATTTATGATGCATTGGATACCTATTTTACGGAGGATTTACTTGAATTGGATAACGGAGAAGTCAAGCGATCTCTTACCATTACAGAATTGCCTGAGATCTTAcaaattcaaattcaaagagttCAATTTGACAGAGTGAGGTTGATTCCGGTGAAATCTACCCAGCCTCTaccttttgaagagaaacttTATATGGATAGATACATGGATAcggaagatgaagaaataatTGCCAGACGGAAGGAGGTGTTTCATTGGCGGAGACGCATCGAGGAGttgaatgaaaagaaagcgaAGCTTACCAGGAAGAATAGTTACGGCTTAACTGCTAAGGCGACTTTGGAATCCACTAAGCAGTTCTTAGAATCCGAAACAATGAATCAGATCGGTATTCTTGTTGATTCCAACACTATTGAAGTGATCGATAACCAAATtaagaaaattgaaaaagaattgAACAGTATTGATTTCGAGGTTCGaaatttggaggagaagatttcaCAGCAATTCGTTGGTTTCAGCAGGATCGGTTACTCTATTTTTGCCATCTTCATTCATAGAGGTCAAGCTTCGTACGGTCATTACTGGATATATATCAAGGATCCGAAAACGGGGATGTTCAGAAAGTATAACGATGAGATTGTCAGTGAAGTGGGCCTAGAGGAGGTTCTGAACTTTAACGAGTCCAATACCGCTACACCATACTACATGGCATTTGTGAAGGATGACATAACTGATGCCATAGAAccattgaaaagagagattgTGGAGAATCTAGTGGAAGAGGTAGATTAA